A stretch of Lysinibacillus agricola DNA encodes these proteins:
- a CDS encoding heavy metal translocating P-type ATPase yields MSSEIKEANLQITGMTCAACATRIEKGLNKMDGVEQATVNLALEKSSIKYDSTKLSEEDFEKKIEALGYGVIKQKTEFDITGMTCAACAIRIEKGLNKLAGVSSANVNLALEKATIEFNPSEVTIADIIAKVEKLGYEANQKADEQETVDHREQAIKKQQQKFILSAILSLPLLWTMVGHFSFTSFLYVPEFLMNPWVQMVLATPVQFIIGKQFYVGAYKALRNGSANMDVLVVMGTSAAYFYSVYQAIITAGSHHAPHLYFETSAVLITLILLGKLFEAKAKGRSSEAIKKLMGLQAKTAIVVRDGVEKEVPLEEVVIGDIILVKPGEKIPVDGEVLEGTTAVDESMLTGESLPVDKKQGDLLFGSTINKNGFIKMTTTKVGRDTALAQIIKVVEDAQGSKAPIQRLADQISGIFVPIVVGIAIVAFLIWIIWVRPGEFTPALEVLIAVLVIACPCALGLATPTSIMAGSGRAAEFGILFKGGEHLEQTQSIDTVVVDKTGTVTHGKPILTDVVLAVGQDEARFLSLIGAAEKQSEHPLAEAIVQGIADRGIELGDVQFFEAIPGYGVQATVSGQGVVIGTRKLMQQYGIHIDDILPTMEQLEENGKTAMLAAINGQYAGLVAVADTVKDTSREAVHRLQEMGITVIMMTGDNERTAQAIGAEVGVNHVIAEVLPEGKADEVKKLQVQGKKVAMVGDGINDAPALATATIGMAIGTGTDVAMEAADITLIRGDLNSIADAIIMSRKTMRNIKQNLFWAFAYNTLGIPIAAIGLLAPWVAGAAMAFSSVSVVLNALRLQRVKL; encoded by the coding sequence ATGAGTTCAGAAATAAAAGAAGCCAATTTGCAAATTACAGGTATGACATGTGCAGCCTGCGCCACTCGTATAGAAAAAGGTTTAAATAAAATGGATGGTGTAGAACAAGCGACAGTTAATTTAGCTCTTGAAAAATCATCGATTAAATATGATTCGACAAAATTAAGTGAGGAGGACTTTGAAAAGAAAATTGAAGCTCTTGGCTATGGTGTTATTAAACAAAAAACTGAATTCGATATTACAGGCATGACATGTGCAGCTTGTGCTATTCGTATAGAGAAAGGTTTAAATAAACTAGCAGGCGTATCCTCAGCAAACGTAAACTTAGCGCTCGAAAAAGCAACTATTGAATTTAACCCATCTGAAGTTACGATTGCAGATATTATTGCGAAGGTTGAAAAATTAGGATATGAAGCGAATCAAAAAGCAGATGAACAAGAAACCGTAGATCATCGAGAACAGGCCATCAAAAAACAGCAGCAAAAATTTATTTTATCGGCCATTCTTTCATTACCATTACTTTGGACGATGGTAGGGCATTTTTCATTTACATCATTTTTATATGTCCCTGAATTTTTAATGAATCCATGGGTACAAATGGTGTTGGCTACTCCTGTTCAATTTATCATTGGGAAGCAATTTTATGTTGGAGCATACAAAGCTTTACGCAATGGTAGTGCCAATATGGATGTACTTGTAGTCATGGGGACGTCTGCGGCTTATTTTTATAGTGTCTATCAAGCAATTATTACCGCGGGATCACATCATGCCCCTCACCTATATTTTGAAACGAGTGCCGTATTAATTACTTTAATTTTATTAGGTAAATTATTTGAGGCAAAAGCAAAAGGTCGCTCATCTGAAGCAATCAAAAAATTAATGGGACTTCAAGCAAAAACGGCGATCGTTGTTCGAGATGGTGTTGAGAAAGAAGTACCATTAGAAGAAGTAGTCATAGGGGACATTATTTTAGTAAAACCAGGTGAAAAAATTCCTGTTGATGGTGAAGTATTAGAAGGAACAACAGCTGTTGATGAATCGATGTTAACAGGAGAGAGTCTACCTGTTGATAAAAAGCAAGGCGACCTATTATTCGGTTCAACTATTAATAAAAATGGCTTTATTAAAATGACAACGACTAAAGTTGGTCGTGATACAGCTTTAGCTCAAATTATTAAAGTTGTAGAAGATGCACAAGGCTCAAAAGCGCCAATCCAACGCTTAGCGGACCAAATTTCAGGTATATTTGTACCAATCGTTGTTGGTATTGCGATTGTAGCGTTTCTAATCTGGATTATTTGGGTGCGACCAGGTGAATTTACGCCTGCACTCGAAGTATTAATTGCAGTTCTCGTTATCGCTTGCCCATGTGCGCTTGGATTAGCAACGCCAACATCTATTATGGCGGGCTCTGGTCGTGCAGCGGAATTTGGCATTTTATTTAAAGGTGGAGAGCATTTAGAGCAAACGCAAAGTATTGACACAGTAGTTGTTGATAAAACAGGTACAGTGACACACGGCAAACCTATATTAACGGATGTCGTACTAGCAGTAGGCCAAGACGAAGCACGTTTTTTATCGTTAATTGGTGCAGCGGAGAAGCAATCCGAGCATCCGTTAGCAGAGGCAATCGTTCAAGGAATTGCCGATCGTGGTATTGAGCTAGGAGATGTTCAATTCTTTGAAGCGATACCAGGTTACGGTGTGCAAGCGACTGTATCTGGTCAAGGAGTTGTCATCGGTACTCGTAAATTGATGCAACAATACGGTATTCATATTGATGACATTCTACCAACAATGGAACAATTAGAGGAAAACGGTAAAACCGCAATGTTAGCTGCTATCAATGGTCAGTATGCTGGTCTAGTAGCAGTTGCTGATACAGTGAAAGATACCTCAAGAGAGGCAGTTCATCGTCTACAAGAAATGGGCATTACTGTTATTATGATGACTGGTGATAATGAACGTACAGCACAAGCAATCGGAGCAGAAGTTGGTGTCAATCATGTGATTGCTGAAGTGCTCCCAGAAGGCAAAGCAGATGAAGTGAAAAAATTGCAAGTTCAAGGTAAAAAAGTGGCGATGGTAGGTGATGGCATTAATGATGCACCAGCACTTGCAACAGCTACTATTGGGATGGCAATCGGTACCGGTACAGACGTCGCTATGGAAGCGGCAGATATTACACTGATTCGTGGCGACTTAAACAGTATTGCGGATGCTATCATCATGAGTCGTAAAACAATGCGCAATATTAAGCAAAACCTATTCTGGGCATTTGCTTACAATACATTAGGTATTCCAATTGCTGCAATTGGTTTACTAGCTCCTTGGGTAGCGGGTGCAGCGATGGCCTTTAGTTCAGTCTCTGTCGTTTTAAATGCACTACGTTTACAGCGAGTTAAATTATAA
- a CDS encoding metal-sensitive transcriptional regulator, translating to MENTVKEDACHTEEATSCRKSHHPERVKKDLTTRLNRVEGQIRGIKGMIEKDVYCDDIITQLSATQSALNSVAKILLEGHLKGCVVDRLSEGDEAVLDELVVTIQKLMKK from the coding sequence GTGGAGAACACAGTGAAAGAAGATGCTTGTCATACAGAGGAAGCTACGTCGTGTCGAAAAAGCCATCACCCTGAACGCGTAAAAAAAGATTTAACGACTCGTTTGAATCGAGTAGAAGGTCAAATCCGAGGTATCAAAGGGATGATTGAAAAAGACGTTTACTGTGATGATATTATTACGCAACTGTCTGCCACACAGTCTGCTTTAAATAGCGTAGCGAAGATATTGTTAGAAGGTCATTTAAAGGGATGTGTAGTTGATCGCCTATCAGAAGGTGATGAAGCTGTATTAGACGAATTAGTAGTGACCATTCAAAAATTAATGAAGAAATAA
- a CDS encoding deoxynucleoside kinase — MNLREKYDIPPQTVITIAGTVGVGKSTMTKALAEALNFRTSFEKVDTNPYLDKFYEDFEKWSFHLQVYFLAERFKEQKRIFEYGGGFIQDRSIYEDTGIFAKMHYDKGTMSPTDYETYTNLFDAMVMTPYFPHPNLLVYLEGPIDAVIGRIQERGREMEQQTPNDYWIEMHERYENWINNFNSCPVLRLDINDYDLLKNPEAIESIVSRISHMLKQTSHLRK, encoded by the coding sequence ATGAATTTGAGAGAGAAATACGATATTCCTCCACAAACGGTCATTACAATCGCTGGTACTGTTGGTGTAGGGAAATCAACGATGACAAAGGCATTAGCAGAGGCGCTAAATTTCCGTACGTCATTTGAAAAGGTGGATACAAATCCGTATTTAGATAAGTTTTATGAGGACTTTGAGAAATGGAGCTTTCATCTACAGGTGTATTTTTTAGCAGAGCGTTTTAAGGAGCAGAAGCGTATTTTCGAATATGGCGGCGGGTTTATTCAAGACCGTTCTATCTATGAAGATACAGGGATTTTTGCAAAGATGCATTATGACAAAGGTACAATGAGCCCAACGGATTACGAGACTTATACAAATTTATTTGATGCGATGGTGATGACACCGTACTTCCCACATCCAAATTTACTCGTTTATCTAGAGGGGCCAATCGATGCTGTAATTGGACGTATTCAAGAACGTGGACGTGAGATGGAGCAGCAAACACCGAACGATTATTGGATTGAAATGCATGAACGCTATGAGAACTGGATTAATAACTTTAATTCATGCCCAGTTCTACGTTTAGATATTAATGATTATGATTTATTAAAAAATCCTGAAGCAATTGAATCAATTGTGAGCCGCATCAGTCATATGCTAAAGCAAACAAGTCATTTACGTAAATAG
- a CDS encoding cation diffusion facilitator family transporter, which translates to MGHNHDHTHGANKKILILSFIIITSYMVVEAIGGYLTNSLALLSDAGHMLSDSISLAIALLAFTFGEKAASYSKTYGYKRFEILAAVLNGVTLILIALFIFYEAIERFANPPEVATTGMLIISTIGLLVNILVAWIMMRGSDTKDNLNMRGAYLHVLSDMLGSVGAIVAALLIMFFGWGWADPLASVIVAALVLRSGYYVTKAAIHVLMEGTPSNVDVQEIIQTIVQTNGVHSIHDLHIWTITSGANALSCHAVVEDQLKIADSENILREIEHNLEHKGIKHVTIQLETVAHKHDNSILCTIKNEQSHHHHHHH; encoded by the coding sequence ATGGGACATAATCATGATCATACACATGGCGCAAATAAAAAGATATTAATACTATCATTTATTATTATTACGAGTTATATGGTTGTTGAAGCGATTGGTGGCTATTTAACAAATAGTTTGGCTCTTTTATCCGATGCAGGACATATGTTAAGTGACTCCATTTCATTAGCGATAGCCTTACTTGCTTTTACGTTTGGAGAAAAGGCAGCGAGCTATAGTAAAACATACGGTTATAAACGATTTGAAATTTTAGCGGCGGTATTGAATGGTGTGACTTTAATTTTAATTGCTTTATTCATTTTCTATGAAGCAATAGAACGTTTTGCAAATCCACCAGAAGTGGCAACAACAGGCATGCTGATTATTAGTACAATCGGTCTTTTGGTAAATATTTTGGTAGCTTGGATTATGATGCGCGGCAGTGATACAAAAGATAATTTAAATATGCGTGGAGCTTATTTACACGTATTAAGTGATATGCTTGGATCTGTAGGAGCCATCGTTGCCGCACTATTAATTATGTTCTTTGGTTGGGGCTGGGCTGATCCACTTGCGAGTGTTATTGTTGCCGCATTAGTATTACGAAGCGGCTACTATGTAACGAAGGCTGCTATCCATGTTCTAATGGAAGGAACACCTTCAAATGTTGATGTTCAAGAGATCATACAAACTATTGTACAAACAAACGGTGTTCATAGCATTCACGATTTACACATTTGGACAATAACAAGTGGAGCAAATGCACTTTCCTGTCATGCAGTTGTTGAGGATCAGTTAAAAATTGCGGATAGTGAGAATATATTACGAGAAATTGAACATAATCTTGAGCATAAGGGCATAAAGCATGTAACGATTCAATTGGAAACAGTAGCGCATAAGCATGATAATTCAATTTTATGTACAATAAAAAATGAGCAATCGCATCATCACCACCATCATCATTAA
- the copZ gene encoding copper chaperone CopZ, with protein MQNITLNVQGMSCGHCVNSVEKNVGALTGVEQVKVNLADGLVDVAFDETQVSLEQIKETIDDQGYDVK; from the coding sequence ATGCAAAACATAACTTTAAATGTACAAGGAATGTCATGCGGACATTGTGTAAATTCTGTAGAAAAAAATGTTGGAGCTTTAACTGGTGTTGAACAAGTAAAAGTGAACTTAGCTGATGGTTTAGTAGATGTAGCATTTGACGAAACGCAAGTATCTCTAGAGCAAATTAAAGAAACAATTGACGATCAAGGCTATGACGTTAAATAA
- a CDS encoding deoxynucleoside kinase, with the protein MTVPFVTVEGPIGVGKTSLSKEIAATFNYHLLKEIVDENPFLNKFYENIEEWSFQTEMFFLCNRYKQLSDIKKFRLTHDKPVVADYHIFKNLIFAKRTLASSEYDKYEEIYKILTKDMPVPNVVVYLHASVDTLMKRIAMRGREFEKMISRDYMEQLVVDYHSFIEHFESMHPEIPVIRFNGDQLDFVKNPNDLKYVLQTIKDTLQQRSLQQ; encoded by the coding sequence GTGACGGTTCCATTTGTTACGGTAGAAGGTCCGATTGGTGTTGGTAAAACCTCTTTATCTAAAGAGATAGCAGCGACATTTAATTACCATCTATTAAAAGAAATAGTAGACGAAAACCCTTTTCTAAATAAGTTTTATGAAAACATTGAGGAATGGAGCTTCCAAACCGAAATGTTCTTCCTATGTAATCGCTATAAACAATTATCAGATATAAAAAAATTTCGTTTAACGCATGATAAACCTGTTGTAGCAGATTACCATATTTTTAAAAATTTAATATTTGCAAAACGTACATTAGCATCATCTGAGTATGATAAGTACGAAGAAATCTATAAAATATTAACGAAAGATATGCCTGTACCAAATGTAGTTGTTTATTTACATGCCAGTGTTGATACGTTGATGAAACGTATTGCGATGCGTGGTCGTGAATTTGAAAAAATGATTTCACGAGATTACATGGAGCAACTAGTGGTAGATTATCATTCCTTTATCGAGCATTTTGAGAGCATGCATCCCGAAATTCCTGTTATTCGATTTAATGGTGATCAGCTTGATTTCGTAAAGAATCCAAATGATTTGAAATATGTTTTACAAACAATAAAGGACACGTTACAACAAAGGAGTTTGCAACAATGA